One genomic segment of Devosia sp. includes these proteins:
- a CDS encoding urease subunit gamma, with protein MNLTPREKDKLLIAMAAIVARKRLERGVKLNHPEAVALITDYVVEGARDGRPVAELMEAGAHVISRDQVMPGIAEMIHDVQVEATFPDGTKLVTVHQPIR; from the coding sequence ATGAACCTGACCCCGCGAGAGAAGGACAAGCTGCTGATCGCCATGGCAGCCATCGTCGCCCGCAAGCGCCTGGAACGCGGCGTAAAGCTGAACCACCCCGAAGCGGTGGCGCTGATCACAGATTACGTGGTCGAAGGCGCCCGCGACGGCCGCCCGGTCGCCGAACTGATGGAAGCAGGCGCCCATGTCATCTCGCGCGATCAGGTCATGCCCGGCATTGCCGAAATGATCCACGACGTCCAGGTCGAAGCCACCTTCCCGGACGGCACAAAACTCGTCACCGTTCACCAACCCATCCGCTAA
- a CDS encoding HupE/UreJ family protein, which produces MLKRALIVLTATLLATMPAFAHLDPAEHGSFAAGFSHPLFGLDHILAMVAVGLWAALQGGRAIWIVPSAFVGTMAIGFAAAIAGVPLPFVEPVILASVIFIGIGIALALPIPTTAVAAMVGFFAFFHGHAHGGELGEAGAWQFAIGFILATAVLHGAGIVGGLVLSKFGGKVLTRLAGAATALGGVWLAIGG; this is translated from the coding sequence ATGCTCAAGCGCGCCCTCATTGTTCTCACGGCCACCCTGCTGGCCACCATGCCCGCCTTCGCCCATCTCGACCCGGCCGAGCACGGCTCCTTCGCGGCCGGCTTCAGCCACCCCCTGTTCGGTCTCGATCATATCCTGGCCATGGTCGCGGTCGGCCTCTGGGCCGCCCTGCAGGGCGGGCGTGCGATCTGGATCGTCCCTTCGGCCTTTGTGGGCACCATGGCGATCGGATTCGCGGCTGCCATTGCCGGTGTTCCGCTGCCATTCGTCGAGCCGGTCATCCTCGCCTCGGTGATCTTTATCGGCATCGGCATCGCCCTGGCTCTGCCGATCCCCACCACCGCGGTGGCGGCCATGGTCGGCTTCTTCGCCTTCTTCCACGGCCACGCGCATGGCGGCGAACTGGGCGAGGCCGGAGCCTGGCAATTCGCCATCGGCTTCATTCTGGCGACGGCCGTGTTACATGGTGCAGGCATCGTCGGCGGCCTGGTTCTGAGCAAATTCGGTGGCAAGGTGCTGACCCGCCTGGCGGGCGCCGCGACTGCGTTGGGCGGCGTCTGGCTGGCCATCGGCGGCTGA
- a CDS encoding urease subunit beta, giving the protein MIPGEIIPAQGTIEINQGAEQIVLEVANTGDRPIQVGSHYHFYETNAGLRFDREKARGMRLDIAAGTAVRFEPGQTREVRLVPISGERRIYGFRQQVMGAL; this is encoded by the coding sequence ATGATCCCGGGCGAAATCATTCCCGCGCAAGGTACGATCGAAATCAACCAGGGCGCCGAGCAGATCGTTCTCGAGGTCGCCAATACCGGCGACCGCCCGATCCAGGTCGGCTCGCACTACCACTTCTACGAGACCAATGCCGGCCTGCGGTTTGACCGCGAGAAGGCCCGCGGCATGCGGCTCGATATCGCCGCCGGCACGGCCGTCCGCTTCGAGCCGGGCCAGACGCGTGAAGTGCGCCTGGTTCCCATCTCCGGGGAACGGCGCATCTACGGCTTCCGCCAGCAGGTCATGGGCGCACTGTGA
- the ureC gene encoding urease subunit alpha, with translation MPARISRATYADMYGPTTGDRVRLADTELIIEVEKDFTIYGEEVKFGGGKVIRDGMGQSQRTRSQGAVDTVITNALIVDHTGIYKADIGLKNGVIAGIGKAGNPDTQPGVDIIIGPSTEAIAGEGKIITAGAMDAHIHFICPQQIEEALMSGVTTMLGGGSGPAHGTLATTCTGAWHIERMIESFDAFPMNLALAGKGNAALPAPIEEMILAGASALKLHEDWGTTPAAIDNCLSVADAYDVQVMIHTDTLNESGFVEDTVGAFKGRTIHAFHTEGAGGGHAPDILKVAGLPNVIPSSTNPTRPYTVNTIAEHLDMLMVCHHLDQSIPEDVAFAESRIRKETIAAEDILHDMGALSVISSDSQAMGRVGEVQIRTWQTADKMKRQRGRLAEETGDNDNFRVRRYIAKYTINPAIAHGMSQHIGSVEVGKRADLVLWNPAFFGVKPDMVLLGGSIAAAPMGDPNASIPTPQPMHYRPMFGAYGKLVSRSSVTFISQAAHDAGLRNRLGVDKQLLPVSNTRSGIGKAAMKFNTATPQIDVHPETYEVRADGELLTCEPATVLPMAQRYFLF, from the coding sequence ATGCCTGCACGCATCTCTCGCGCCACCTATGCCGATATGTACGGCCCCACCACTGGTGATCGGGTTCGCCTGGCCGATACCGAATTGATCATCGAGGTGGAAAAGGACTTCACCATCTATGGCGAGGAGGTGAAGTTCGGCGGCGGCAAGGTCATTCGCGACGGCATGGGCCAGTCCCAGCGCACGCGGAGCCAGGGCGCGGTGGACACCGTCATCACCAATGCCCTCATCGTCGACCACACCGGCATCTACAAGGCCGATATCGGGCTGAAGAACGGCGTCATTGCAGGCATCGGCAAGGCGGGCAATCCCGACACCCAGCCCGGCGTTGATATCATCATCGGCCCCTCGACCGAGGCCATTGCCGGCGAAGGCAAGATCATCACCGCCGGCGCCATGGACGCCCATATCCATTTCATCTGTCCCCAGCAGATCGAGGAGGCGCTGATGAGCGGCGTCACCACCATGCTGGGCGGCGGGTCCGGCCCGGCCCATGGCACGCTTGCCACCACCTGCACCGGTGCCTGGCACATCGAGCGCATGATCGAGAGTTTTGATGCCTTCCCGATGAACCTGGCGCTGGCCGGCAAGGGCAATGCGGCCCTGCCCGCGCCCATCGAAGAAATGATCCTGGCCGGCGCGTCCGCCCTCAAGCTGCACGAAGACTGGGGCACCACCCCGGCCGCCATCGACAACTGCCTGTCCGTTGCCGACGCCTATGACGTGCAGGTCATGATCCATACCGACACCCTCAACGAGAGCGGTTTCGTCGAAGACACGGTCGGCGCCTTCAAGGGCCGGACCATCCATGCCTTTCACACCGAAGGCGCCGGCGGTGGGCACGCCCCCGACATCCTCAAGGTCGCGGGCCTGCCCAATGTCATCCCCTCATCGACCAATCCGACCCGGCCCTACACGGTCAATACCATCGCCGAGCATCTCGACATGCTCATGGTCTGCCACCACCTCGACCAGTCGATCCCCGAAGACGTGGCCTTTGCCGAAAGCCGCATTCGCAAGGAAACCATCGCCGCCGAGGATATTCTGCACGATATGGGTGCGCTGTCGGTCATCTCCTCCGATAGTCAGGCCATGGGCCGCGTCGGTGAAGTGCAGATCCGCACCTGGCAGACCGCCGACAAGATGAAGCGCCAGCGCGGCCGCCTCGCCGAGGAAACCGGCGACAACGACAATTTCCGCGTCCGCCGCTACATTGCAAAATACACGATCAACCCGGCAATTGCCCACGGCATGAGCCAGCACATCGGCTCGGTCGAAGTCGGCAAACGCGCCGATCTCGTGCTCTGGAACCCAGCCTTCTTTGGCGTAAAACCCGATATGGTCCTGCTGGGCGGCTCCATCGCCGCGGCGCCCATGGGCGACCCCAATGCCTCGATCCCGACTCCGCAGCCCATGCATTACCGCCCCATGTTCGGCGCCTATGGCAAGCTGGTCAGCCGGTCCTCGGTCACCTTCATTTCCCAGGCCGCCCACGATGCGGGGCTTCGCAACCGCCTCGGCGTCGACAAGCAGTTGCTGCCCGTGTCCAACACGCGGTCCGGCATCGGCAAGGCCGCAATGAAGTTCAACACCGCCACGCCGCAGATCGACGTGCATCCCGAAACCTACGAGGTCCGCGCCGACGGCGAATTGCTGACCTGCGAACCGGCCACCGTCCTGCCCATGGCGCAGCGGTATTTCCTGTTCTGA
- a CDS encoding SDR family NAD(P)-dependent oxidoreductase: protein MAKLDTVVALVTGGSRGIGKGIATALAAQGARVHVTGRSLSDGDHDGLVHHRIDHADDAQTEAAVDRVIAREGRLDILVNNAWPGYENMVEDGIYTWEQPLWDQPMWRWDAMIGVALRAAYCGSRPAARQMADQSGGLIVNISFWAARKFMQNAAYGISKAATDKLTADLATQLREHGIDAVSLYPGLVRTEAVMAAAEFFDMSNSESPAFQGLAIAHLFSDPARREKSGRTFTSAELALEYGYTDEDGYQPRPLTLETA, encoded by the coding sequence ATGGCCAAACTGGATACTGTCGTCGCCCTGGTCACCGGGGGCAGCCGCGGGATTGGCAAGGGCATCGCCACTGCACTGGCCGCCCAGGGCGCCAGGGTGCATGTCACCGGCCGCAGCCTGAGCGATGGCGACCATGACGGCCTCGTGCATCACCGCATCGACCACGCCGATGATGCCCAGACCGAAGCGGCCGTGGACCGGGTCATTGCCCGCGAGGGGCGCCTGGACATTCTCGTCAACAATGCCTGGCCTGGTTACGAGAACATGGTCGAGGACGGCATCTACACTTGGGAGCAGCCGCTGTGGGATCAGCCCATGTGGCGATGGGACGCCATGATCGGTGTGGCGCTGCGGGCAGCCTATTGCGGCTCGCGCCCGGCAGCCCGCCAGATGGCCGACCAGTCCGGCGGCCTCATCGTCAACATCTCCTTCTGGGCGGCCCGCAAATTCATGCAGAACGCGGCCTATGGCATATCGAAGGCTGCAACCGACAAACTGACGGCCGATCTGGCCACGCAGTTGCGCGAGCATGGCATAGATGCCGTCTCCCTCTATCCGGGCCTCGTACGCACCGAGGCCGTCATGGCCGCCGCAGAATTCTTCGACATGTCCAATTCCGAGAGCCCCGCCTTTCAGGGGCTTGCCATCGCTCATCTGTTCAGCGATCCGGCGCGGCGGGAAAAATCCGGGCGAACATTCACGTCCGCCGAACTGGCGCTTGAATATGGATACACCGACGAAGACGGCTATCAGCCTCGCCCGCTGACACTGGAGACCGCATGA
- a CDS encoding MliC family protein, which produces MPVTQKFFAALMLAAASPALGQEEVATPPASPAPATATASLTITLDSAGDVERNIVTYQCEDGQVLAVQYINAAPNFLAILPVDGENHIFATTISASGARYVSGPYEWWSHQGEGTLRDLMQDEDAAPLASCVGANNTP; this is translated from the coding sequence GTGCCAGTGACCCAGAAATTCTTTGCCGCCTTGATGCTTGCCGCCGCCTCTCCCGCCCTCGGCCAGGAGGAGGTCGCGACGCCGCCTGCGTCCCCCGCCCCGGCAACCGCGACGGCCAGCCTCACCATCACGCTGGACAGCGCCGGCGATGTCGAGCGCAATATCGTGACCTATCAATGCGAAGACGGGCAGGTGCTGGCCGTGCAATACATCAATGCCGCGCCCAATTTCCTCGCGATCCTGCCCGTCGACGGCGAAAACCACATCTTCGCCACGACGATTTCCGCCTCTGGCGCACGCTATGTTTCCGGTCCCTATGAATGGTGGAGCCACCAGGGAGAAGGCACCTTGCGCGACCTGATGCAGGATGAGGATGCCGCGCCGCTGGCCTCCTGTGTCGGCGCCAACAACACGCCCTGA